ACCATTATTTCCATCCCATCCATGCAAGTGGGGAGGGCCTGACCCATCCATCATATTCTGCCACCCAAGAGGGCGCAGATGACCAGAGAACCTGTCCGCATCAGGTACATGATAAGGAATCCCAGGGTGATTGATGTCCATTGATGGTCTAACGGTAAACAGTGATGGAGCAGGAAACTGTGGCATCATTGCTTGATATCCTCCATGGGGCGGCCCATGTTGAAACATGAAACCATTAGGCACTGGCGAGGACCAGTTTGGGGCACCCCTCCATGCATTTCCTTGTCCTCTTCCTAAACTGGGATCACCACTCCTGCGGTAACGAGCATTCACATTAACTCTACCATCTTCTTCCAGTGAACCCATAAATGAAGGACTGCCAACTCCGCCCCTGAAAGGAGGGGGAGGTAATGAAGAAGCTGAATTGCTTTGACCAGTTCTACTGTAATACAATACATCAATTTGGGAGGAATCATCTGCCAAAGGTTTCTCCAAAGGTAATTCCCGACTTAGCCTATCCTCACTAGTAGACAAATCTCTGGGACCAATACTGCTCCTCCGCCCTGTTTCTTCAATGTCGAGACTTCGCCTGATGCCAGTTCTGTTCACATATCTGCGATCATGACTTGTTGAGGAAGGCGATCTTTCCATCAAGCCCATAGGTGAAGCTTTTGAACTGGAAGACCTCTCAACCGTTAACTCCCCCAAATGCCCATCATCAATTTTGCTGGCTCTCTCAGTTGATCTATACTTAGAAACTCTATCTGATACTCCTGAAAAGCCAGTTACCTCCCTTGAGGAAATTGATTTTGGCCTTTGTTCTATCACAGAATCTCTGTACTTCAGATCTTCCATCTTCGAATGTCTGCAACcagaaataaaatgttattacaAGTTACCATTATgttcaaaaacaacataaaacaaGGCAATAAAATGACACATTCCACTGTAAGAAAGCATGTCACATTAAACACAATCAGaactatataaatatgatatctgaaaaatgtgattttctaACCTAATATCTTAGAAGTTCAAAAGTGTTCACCATTCACCCAATATGTGAACAATTTGGAAGGTATACCCACCAGAAGGAATGCAATTGACATAAATGCCAATTCTAACAGCATTTGTCCATCAAAATAGAAAATCTTCAGATCATAAAAGGGATACCTGTACTCATCACCACCGTGTGAACTGGAGCTGGGAGAAGTCCTCCTTCTGCTGCTACTTACAGTAGAATCAACATAGGCCTGACGTGACTGGGACCTTCCCCGATCTGCATCTGATTCAAGTCTGCTGCTGCTCAAAGATTTGCTTTCCATGTCAGGATAGTGTGCTTTGATACCTCTAGATTTAGTATCGTTGAACTCATCATGCTCATCCGGGGATCTCTTCTTTCCTCTGCTATCCTTGTATTTGGCAGTCCGGTTCTCAAGCTGTGACCCATCATGATCAAGATCTCTATCACGATCATGGTCAAGATCACGATCACGGTTTTGATCACGGTTTTGATCTCGGTCTCGATCTCTTTCTTGTTCACACTCTTGATTGCGCTCACGGTCACAGTGGTCACGATCCCGATCTCGCTCCCGATCCCATTCACAGTCTACATCATTATCACGGTTGTGACCACGATCACGGTTACAGTCATGATCATGATCACGGTCCCTATCACGCTCCCGGTAGTGATCATGTTCACGGTCAAAATCATGCTCATCATGATCATGATCACGGTCATACTCATGCTCTCGATCACGGTCACTGTCCTGGGGCCTAGATTTCTTTTGTCTAGTTTCTGTTGCATCTTTTTCAACCCTAAAGTGCTTATCATCAGACCTACTACCAGTATGATCTCTAGCAGAGCGCTCATGTCTTTGCTTGTCATCTCGGTGCCTGCTCTCCCTGTCTACGCTTTCTCGGTACTTATCCCTATATCTCTCATCCTTATGCTTCTCATCTTTCAGCCTTCCATCAATAGCAACATCGTCCCACCGTCTATCATTGACGTCTCCAATATCAACTTCATGTTTATCCCCACCACCAGAACCGTCTTTCCTTCTCCTAACTCGTCTCTCCAGCTGATTCTCAGATTCAGGACTTGGTAACCGATCCTGTGCATTTGTCTCTGCAAAGAGACATAGAACAAGGTGTAAAGAGGAGTTTCATCATTCAGCAACGAAAATTAACTTAGAAATATGAATCTATTCTGTGCAGAAACTGAATGTACAAAGCTTTTGATATCTCATTCAAGGACGTTccaattcatcaaaacaaagaCATTGAAAGAATGTGACATAAGATCAGACACCATATAACTCAGACATTCTCTCCTCTCTAGAATGATGGGGCACAAATACAtatagaataacaataaaaatactgCTAGATGAGCATCAGAGTCACAttcaaaaccataaaaataaaacaatttgttttttatataaaaaagaaatgaaaaaaccTCACTATTCAAACTCATTGAACCACGAAGTGTCATATTTCATAGCAACCATAGAAGAACTACAACCTACTAATCACCTTAAATTTCATTAAAGTGCAGAATGCAAAAACAACAACTTCCATAAAAAATAGTAACTAGCAAATGGCATAAATATCTGTGCATCTAAACTTGTGCTCCTTTTTTGTTTAAGAAATAGCAAGAGCCAATGcaagcaaaagaagaaaaaaaataaaggaacaaATTCAATTAGCATGAAACCTTGTATGATACTTCCTGTTCAATACAAGAGTGTAATCATCAAGAAAttcaattcattatatattgaaatatctgCATCAATGTGAGAATTGTCACATTAACTATGTTATTATATCAACAGTCAGACCTTTATACTTCAACCAAAGTAGATGTGGTTATTACAACCAATTATCAAATCAGCAGAAGAAC
The genomic region above belongs to Mangifera indica cultivar Alphonso chromosome 15, CATAS_Mindica_2.1, whole genome shotgun sequence and contains:
- the LOC123197803 gene encoding uncharacterized protein LOC123197803, translated to MTRSSRHKSSKRSSRDARDYSDSEKDSSVKDRKGRDESSSVRVSKDSGGSGEKRKLDSKESKDVFSSGNGDYEEYSSSSKRRKDRAVESGNDRWNGGGENDRIESGLRKTKVSSETKSKRRDDDELQRSRSEGKHRESSRKESREVERERERERERERKGKEGKNERFDESEGHNKHLGMNEKTETNAQDRLPSPESENQLERRVRRRKDGSGGGDKHEVDIGDVNDRRWDDVAIDGRLKDEKHKDERYRDKYRESVDRESRHRDDKQRHERSARDHTGSRSDDKHFRVEKDATETRQKKSRPQDSDRDREHEYDRDHDHDEHDFDREHDHYRERDRDRDHDHDCNRDRGHNRDNDVDCEWDRERDRDRDHCDRERNQECEQERDRDRDQNRDQNRDRDLDHDRDRDLDHDGSQLENRTAKYKDSRGKKRSPDEHDEFNDTKSRGIKAHYPDMESKSLSSSRLESDADRGRSQSRQAYVDSTVSSSRRRTSPSSSSHGGDEYRHSKMEDLKYRDSVIEQRPKSISSREVTGFSGVSDRVSKYRSTERASKIDDGHLGELTVERSSSSKASPMGLMERSPSSTSHDRRYVNRTGIRRSLDIEETGRRSSIGPRDLSTSEDRLSRELPLEKPLADDSSQIDVLYYSRTGQSNSASSLPPPPFRGGVGSPSFMGSLEEDGRVNVNARYRRSGDPSLGRGQGNAWRGAPNWSSPVPNGFMFQHGPPHGGYQAMMPQFPAPSLFTVRPSMDINHPGIPYHVPDADRFSGHLRPLGWQNMMDGSGPPHLHGWDGNNGVFRDESHMYGGSDWDQNRHPMNGRGWETGADMWKGENGESNMDLPSTSQKEDHPIQVPSDDALVEQSGQQTLYENNSHGVQEKTIDTKSISSSKKSSNKTSHEKTSEPSKKSSEDYIANTSRAYLAKLDISEELTAPELFRKCMSLLEMDQTATVDKETTVIVNLKDGGRAVPKSSKALLSPPFFPAADDSVFQRAMDQYKKQRVPISCLQIFNGGLVDIISTCNPEKMEQGSPCGLEKAEELVLISDVEMSDGPIPSSHEKELEDFPHSELVSTPSQIVPDHNDPLPLNLEVPNQSLTSKSSEESVPVLDADKMEGMISEQQMISEDADGDQLASSDNASVAAPILPIDGNEITKGSNSLCIAEERQALADAISDPIVLYDGAPKVSEALMPGSNESESVVILSRIHHSPESTH